From one Catellatospora sp. IY07-71 genomic stretch:
- a CDS encoding P-loop NTPase → MTIIYEADRRYAHHLATLLGEAVVVESAQALVEQVNTDRDEQLVLFGPGAPLADAVEFAGQCRLRRPELGVILLRPELDVQVLADALKAGVREVVDPSDHAALLAASARSRDLSRQLVQKQARPTGRAAVPGGPAPSPAGFEEAAEAQVITVFSAKGGCGKSTVATNLAITLAQGNKATGGRRVCLIDLDLAFGDVAIMLQLSPQRTIVDAVPVADRIDETGLRTLLTRYEPGPGVSVDVLLAPVQPAQAEEVTRDLITEVIHLARGMYDFVVIDTASAFTEQMLAALDATHHYVLVATPELPSLKNLRVTLDMFDLLDYRREARTVVLNRADSKVGLSMTEIEKVIRVPIVGFVPSSRDVPLSANRGVPLAAGQPQHPVSGAIRELAEKRFLGTAPVKRGIFARKKG, encoded by the coding sequence ATGACGATCATCTACGAGGCCGACCGCCGCTACGCCCATCACCTGGCCACCCTGCTGGGTGAGGCGGTGGTGGTGGAGTCGGCGCAGGCGCTGGTCGAGCAGGTGAACACCGACCGGGACGAGCAGCTGGTGCTGTTCGGCCCGGGTGCGCCGCTCGCCGACGCGGTGGAGTTCGCCGGCCAGTGCCGCCTGCGCCGTCCGGAACTCGGGGTGATCCTGCTCCGGCCGGAGCTCGACGTGCAGGTGCTGGCCGACGCGCTCAAGGCGGGCGTGCGCGAGGTGGTGGACCCGTCCGACCACGCCGCGCTGCTCGCCGCGAGCGCCCGATCCCGGGACCTGTCCCGGCAGCTCGTGCAGAAGCAGGCCCGGCCCACCGGCCGGGCCGCGGTGCCGGGCGGCCCGGCGCCGTCCCCCGCCGGCTTCGAGGAGGCGGCGGAGGCCCAGGTCATCACGGTCTTCTCGGCCAAGGGCGGCTGCGGGAAGAGCACCGTCGCCACCAACCTGGCGATCACCCTGGCGCAGGGCAACAAGGCGACGGGGGGCCGCCGGGTCTGCCTGATCGACCTGGACCTGGCCTTCGGCGACGTCGCCATCATGCTGCAGCTCTCGCCGCAGCGGACCATCGTCGACGCCGTCCCGGTCGCCGACCGGATCGACGAGACCGGCCTGCGCACCCTGCTGACCCGCTACGAGCCGGGCCCCGGGGTGTCGGTGGACGTGCTGCTGGCCCCGGTGCAGCCGGCCCAGGCCGAGGAGGTGACCCGGGACCTGATCACCGAGGTCATCCATCTCGCCCGCGGCATGTACGACTTCGTGGTGATCGACACCGCGAGCGCGTTCACCGAGCAGATGCTGGCCGCGCTGGACGCCACCCACCACTACGTCCTGGTGGCCACGCCGGAGCTGCCGTCCCTCAAGAACCTGCGGGTCACGCTCGACATGTTCGACCTGCTCGACTACCGGCGCGAAGCCCGCACCGTCGTGCTGAACCGTGCGGACTCCAAGGTCGGGCTGTCGATGACCGAGATCGAGAAGGTCATCCGGGTGCCGATCGTCGGCTTCGTGCCGAGCAGCCGCGACGTGCCGCTGTCGGCCAACCGGGGCGTGCCGCTCGCCGCCGGGCAGCCGCAGCACCCGGTCAGCGGCGCGATCCGCGAGCTGGCCGAGAAGCGGTTCCTGGGCACCGCCCCCGTCAAGCGCGGGATCTTCGCACGGAAGAAGGGCTGA